A region of Cricetulus griseus strain 17A/GY unplaced genomic scaffold, alternate assembly CriGri-PICRH-1.0 unplaced_scaffold_395, whole genome shotgun sequence DNA encodes the following proteins:
- the LOC113837958 gene encoding apolipoprotein C-I-like produces the protein MRLLISLPVLIVVLAMALEGPAPAQATPDLSSAFENLPEKLKEFGNTLEDKARAAIEHIKQKEILTRTRSWFSETFGKLKEKLKTKFDFD, from the exons ATGAGGCTCCTCATCTCGCTGCCTGTCCTGATTGTGGTCCTGGCCATGGCTTTGGAAG GCCCAGCCCCCGCCCAAGCAACCCCTGACTTGTCCAGCGCGTTTGAGAATTTACCGGAAAAGCTGAAGGAGTTTGGGAACACTTTGGAAGACAAGGCCCGGGCAGCCATTGAACACATCAAACAGAAGGAAATTCTGACCAGGACCCG GTCCTGGTTTTCAGAGACATTCGGGAAATTGAAGGAGAAGCTCAAAACCAAGTTTGACTTTGACTGA
- the Apoc4 gene encoding apolipoprotein C-IV isoform X2 gives MSLLGFRPQALPSLCLSLLLLGCVAASMTTESLIPTPSPENSRWSLVRTRVMEMVKPLVTRTKDRWQWFWGPEAVQGFVQTYYEDHLKDLGSRTQAWLQSSRDQLLNKTHSLCPRLLCRDRTQG, from the exons ATGTCCCTCCTGGGCTTCAGGCCGCAGGCCCTGCCCTCACTCTGCCTCTCCCTGCTGCTCCTGGGCTGCGTTGCAG CATCCATGACTACAGAAAGCCTGATCCCCACGCCTAGCCCTGAGAACAGCCGCTGGAGCCTGGTAAGGACCAGGGTGATGGAGATGGTGAAGCCACTGGTGACCAGGACCAAAGACAGATGGCAGTGGTTCTG GGGCCCAGAGGCtgtccagggctttgtgcagaCCTACTACGAAGACCATTTGAAAGACCTGGGCTCCCGCACTCAGGCCTGGCTGCAAAGCTCCAGAGACCAGCTCCTGAACAAGACACACAGCCTATGTCCCAGGCTGCTCTGCAGGGACCGGACTCAGGGTTAA